Proteins encoded within one genomic window of Ottowia sp. SB7-C50:
- a CDS encoding CNP1-like family protein translates to MNVPARAWKAGALPLLAACLFAACGLASAQYADLDRADWKEDVPPPPPAYSTQGLVEIDMPRGSTVRMGVDPATIRINQQTGIVRYVVVARGPSAVNASYEGIRCATGEYRIYARQVQGSEWSPNSDDRWNSMRGQSGVLVQHPGRLAQGGMCMGTTLRETPAEMVRQLKSGNQSLYY, encoded by the coding sequence ATGAACGTCCCCGCCCGGGCCTGGAAGGCGGGCGCGCTGCCGCTGCTGGCGGCCTGCCTGTTCGCGGCATGCGGCTTGGCCAGCGCCCAGTACGCCGACCTGGATCGCGCCGACTGGAAGGAGGACGTCCCTCCGCCCCCGCCGGCCTACAGCACGCAGGGGCTGGTCGAGATCGACATGCCGCGCGGCTCCACGGTGCGCATGGGCGTCGATCCGGCCACCATCCGCATCAACCAGCAGACGGGCATCGTGCGCTACGTGGTGGTGGCGCGCGGGCCGTCGGCGGTCAACGCCAGCTACGAAGGCATCCGGTGCGCCACCGGCGAATACCGCATCTACGCGCGCCAGGTGCAGGGCAGCGAGTGGTCGCCCAACAGCGACGACCGCTGGAACAGCATGCGCGGGCAGTCGGGCGTGCTGGTGCAGCACCCGGGGCGGCTGGCGCAAGGCGGCATGTGCATGGGCACGACACTGCGCGAGACGCCGGCCGAGATGGTGCGGCAGCTCAAGTCGGGCAACCAGTCGCTCTACTATTGA
- a CDS encoding RNA pyrophosphohydrolase produces the protein MLDREGFRPNVGIILLNQKNQVFWGKRIRTHSWQFPQGGIDRGESPEQAMYRELHEEVGLQPEHVRIVARTRDWLRYEVPDRFIRRDARGHYRGQKQIWYLLQLMTPDWNLNLRATSHPEFDAWRWNDYWVPLDVVVEFKRGVYEMALTELARFLPRQEHRNRYLRGGMRSREAGDFAPIHTQERSAPPSIALPPGAVLDGLPRAPFAPRDDS, from the coding sequence ATGCTTGACCGGGAAGGCTTTCGCCCGAACGTCGGCATCATCCTGCTCAACCAGAAAAATCAGGTATTTTGGGGCAAACGGATACGTACCCATTCCTGGCAGTTTCCGCAAGGTGGCATCGACCGGGGTGAATCCCCTGAACAGGCGATGTACCGCGAACTGCACGAGGAAGTCGGCTTGCAGCCGGAGCATGTGCGGATCGTGGCCCGGACGCGTGATTGGTTGCGCTACGAGGTGCCAGACCGGTTCATCCGCCGCGACGCACGCGGCCACTACCGGGGTCAGAAGCAGATCTGGTATCTGCTGCAGCTGATGACGCCGGACTGGAACCTGAACCTGCGCGCCACCAGCCACCCCGAGTTCGACGCCTGGCGCTGGAACGACTACTGGGTGCCGCTGGACGTGGTGGTCGAGTTCAAGCGCGGCGTCTACGAAATGGCGTTGACCGAGCTGGCGCGGTTCCTGCCGCGCCAGGAGCACCGCAACCGCTACCTGCGCGGCGGCATGCGCTCGCGCGAAGCGGGCGACTTCGCGCCCATCCACACGCAGGAGCGGTCGGCACCGCCCTCCATCGCCCTGCCGCCCGGCGCCGTGCTGGACGGCCTGCCGCGCGCGCCTTTCGCGCCGCGGGACGATTCATGA